In Thermococcus stetteri, the following proteins share a genomic window:
- a CDS encoding DEAD/DEAH box helicase family protein → MSQIPLILQSIVEDIELEELPGVWSNLDTVSFSRGKKLWEFQQEALKNAIKAMYLYFKAYGADKEKFYERYQLNGLDADLERELELRRSKIKGEAWNLLREYYTPDGDRIRFHNFINRAAFWMATGSGKTLLIVKLVEALKTLMDFGEIPKKDILVLTHRDDLIKQIKRHVEEFNELAAVRGFRIDLVELTEYERIKRENQIGNGVRVFYYRSDLISDDKKEKLVDFRDYENGGNWYIILDEAHKGDKEESKRQMYYSIMSRKGFLFNFSATFTDPRDIVTTTYNFNLAKFISGGYGKHIYVLKHEVRAFKEKEDYSQEEKQKIVLKSLILLTYLKKIRKEIKKIREDVYHEPLLLTLVNTVNLTDVKKEKPDLTLFFEEIARIGRGDVEKETFERAKEELLGEFSENPKLEYEDMEIEIERSIIENLTLEDILKHVYNAESFGSVEAIIIPGTKREAVFKLKTSDKPFALVRIGDAAKWIGENLTGYEVMESYEDRSIFEDLNNREEISILMGSRAFYEGWDSNRPNIILFINIGVRTDARKFVLQAIGRGVRIEPIKGKRKRLQALYKEGKDEGLFKRIGKRIQPLETLFVVGTNRNALSEVMATLKTEREAQETLELVVNTNAREKPLLIPVFRTSEKKLYQDRNPQKFYVPEHLFNLLREYFTSTDDRVLVVQNNLSPTLLAKIRMSFNEKDRYYHIVRESAKIPLEVTVQRLISHFSLNAEELNGFKDLEGEIVHFKRIKVSLGRKDELKELKEKIEKVSSLRSAEERFKDLRIKHVANHYYLPLILSEDRKADYIKHVIKTESEVRFIEDLERYLEKKGNNSDVDWWMFSKIDEHLDSIYIPYYDPEANRVRKFKPDFVFWFKRGRDYFIVFVDPKGTAHTGFEHKVDWFRRFFGEADSPRIFEHKGFRIRVLLYFYTVDRNRPSDAYREYWLDSVESLFNRLKELA, encoded by the coding sequence ATGTCCCAGATCCCGCTCATCCTTCAGTCAATTGTTGAGGACATTGAGCTCGAGGAACTGCCGGGAGTATGGAGCAATCTGGACACCGTGAGCTTTTCGAGGGGTAAAAAGCTGTGGGAGTTCCAGCAGGAGGCCCTCAAGAACGCCATCAAGGCGATGTACCTGTACTTTAAAGCCTATGGGGCGGACAAGGAGAAGTTCTACGAAAGATACCAGCTCAACGGGTTAGACGCAGATCTAGAAAGAGAGCTGGAACTCAGGAGATCAAAGATTAAGGGGGAGGCATGGAACCTTCTGAGGGAATACTACACCCCAGATGGGGACAGAATAAGGTTTCATAACTTCATAAACAGGGCGGCATTCTGGATGGCCACGGGGAGCGGTAAGACCCTGCTGATAGTCAAACTCGTCGAAGCCCTGAAAACGCTGATGGACTTTGGGGAGATACCTAAAAAGGACATTCTAGTACTCACGCACAGAGACGACCTCATAAAACAGATAAAAAGGCACGTGGAGGAGTTCAACGAACTGGCGGCGGTGAGGGGGTTCAGGATTGACCTCGTGGAGCTCACCGAGTACGAGAGAATAAAAAGGGAGAACCAAATAGGAAACGGGGTAAGGGTCTTCTACTACAGATCAGATTTGATAAGCGACGATAAAAAGGAGAAGCTGGTGGACTTTAGGGACTACGAAAACGGTGGCAATTGGTATATCATCTTAGATGAAGCACACAAAGGGGACAAAGAGGAGTCAAAAAGGCAGATGTACTACTCTATAATGTCGCGGAAAGGGTTCCTCTTCAACTTCTCGGCAACTTTCACAGACCCAAGGGACATCGTGACCACCACCTACAACTTCAACCTGGCAAAGTTCATATCGGGAGGCTACGGCAAGCACATCTACGTGTTAAAGCACGAGGTGAGGGCCTTCAAAGAGAAGGAAGATTATAGCCAAGAAGAGAAGCAGAAAATTGTCCTGAAGTCCCTAATCCTACTCACATACCTCAAAAAGATCAGAAAGGAGATAAAAAAGATCAGAGAGGATGTCTATCACGAACCCCTCCTGCTGACCCTGGTCAACACAGTAAACCTCACGGACGTCAAGAAGGAGAAGCCGGACTTAACCCTTTTCTTTGAGGAGATAGCGCGGATAGGAAGGGGAGACGTGGAGAAGGAGACCTTTGAGAGGGCCAAAGAGGAACTTCTTGGGGAGTTTTCCGAGAACCCCAAGCTGGAGTACGAAGACATGGAGATAGAGATTGAAAGAAGCATTATAGAGAACCTAACTCTCGAGGACATTCTGAAGCACGTGTACAACGCAGAGAGCTTCGGAAGTGTGGAAGCAATTATAATCCCAGGAACTAAAAGGGAGGCTGTTTTCAAGCTGAAAACAAGCGACAAGCCATTTGCACTGGTTAGAATCGGCGACGCAGCAAAATGGATAGGGGAGAACCTCACCGGCTACGAGGTCATGGAGAGCTACGAGGACAGGAGCATATTCGAAGACTTAAACAACAGAGAAGAGATAAGCATTCTGATGGGCTCCAGAGCCTTCTACGAGGGTTGGGACTCGAACAGGCCAAACATCATCCTCTTCATAAACATCGGCGTTAGGACCGATGCGAGGAAGTTCGTACTCCAAGCCATCGGCAGAGGTGTAAGGATAGAGCCAATAAAGGGGAAGAGGAAAAGACTCCAGGCCCTCTACAAAGAGGGAAAAGACGAGGGGTTGTTCAAGAGGATAGGGAAGAGAATCCAGCCGCTTGAAACGCTGTTCGTTGTGGGGACAAACCGGAACGCACTCTCAGAGGTGATGGCCACACTTAAGACGGAGAGAGAAGCCCAAGAGACCCTTGAGCTTGTTGTGAACACAAATGCTAGAGAAAAACCCCTCCTCATCCCAGTATTCAGAACCTCCGAGAAAAAGCTGTACCAGGATAGAAACCCCCAGAAGTTTTATGTCCCTGAACATCTCTTCAACCTGCTCAGGGAGTACTTCACATCAACTGATGACAGAGTCCTCGTTGTCCAGAACAACCTGTCTCCCACCCTTCTGGCCAAGATACGGATGAGCTTCAATGAAAAAGACCGGTACTACCACATTGTCAGGGAAAGCGCAAAGATTCCGCTGGAAGTGACCGTACAGAGGCTCATATCCCATTTCTCATTGAACGCCGAAGAGTTGAACGGGTTCAAAGACCTTGAGGGCGAGATAGTACACTTTAAGAGGATCAAAGTGTCCCTCGGCAGAAAAGATGAGCTAAAAGAACTGAAGGAAAAGATAGAGAAAGTATCATCACTGAGAAGTGCGGAGGAAAGGTTCAAAGACCTTAGGATAAAGCACGTAGCAAACCACTACTACCTCCCCCTAATCCTCTCCGAAGACAGAAAGGCAGACTACATAAAGCACGTGATAAAAACGGAGAGCGAAGTAAGGTTCATAGAGGACCTGGAGAGATACCTAGAGAAGAAGGGGAACAACAGCGACGTTGACTGGTGGATGTTCAGCAAAATAGACGAACACCTGGATAGCATTTACATCCCGTATTACGACCCAGAGGCCAACAGAGTAAGGAAGTTCAAGCCGGACTTCGTATTCTGGTTCAAGAGGGGAAGGGACTACTTCATAGTCTTCGTAGACCCAAAGGGCACAGCACACACGGGGTTCGAGCATAAAGTGGACTGGTTTAGGAGGTTCTTTGGGGAAGCAGACTCACCGAGGATCTTCGAGCACAAGGGCTTCAGAATTCGGGTTCTCCTGTACTTCTACACGGTGGACAGAAACAGGCCCTCCGACGCGTACAGAGAATACTGGCTCGACAGCGTTGAAAGTTTGTTTAACAGGCTAAAGGAGCTTGCGTGA